ACATCGGCTACCAGCAGTACCAGGGCTGGGTGCCCGAGTCCGACGTCCTCTGGGTGAAGACGCTCGCGCCGGCGGACCCCGAGGGCCGGGGCGCCGGGCGCGGCATCGCGCTGGGGGACAAGCTCGACACCGTGGAGGCCATCGACAAGGCGACGAAGGCTACCTTCGAACGCGGCGGCATCCCCGCCGCCATCGTCGGCCTGGGCAGCAAGAACAACGACGACGGCAGCACCACGGGCGAGGCCGCCGAGGACATCCAGAAGAAGTTCAACGCGGAGTTCCGCGGGCCGCAGAACGCGGGAAAGGTGTGGTTCGCCCCCTCGGACGTGACGCTCGCCCAGGTGCAGGTGAACTACCGCGAGTTGCAGGCGAAGGAGCTGGGGGCGAACCTGCGCGCGTACGTCCGCCAGGCCTTCAGCGTCCCGCCGGAGCTGGTGGGCGACCTGACCTCCAGCAACCGCGCGGCGTCGGAGTCGGCGAAGTACCACCTGGCGGAGTACGCGGTGGCGCCCCGGTTGGAGTTCTGGCGCTCCTGGTATCAGTTGCGCCTCGTGCCGCTGCTCGACCGGGACGTCATCCTGGACTACGAAGACCCGCGCCCGCAGGAGTGGGAACGCACCTTCCGCGCGATGACGACGCCGCCCACGGAGGGCGTCACCTGGAACGAGTGGCGCCGCTTCGCAGGCCTGCCGCCGCTGCCGGAGTTGGAAGGCAAGCGCCCCTCGCCCATGCCCGGCGCGGGTGGGGGCAATAGCGTGGAGTCCGCTGCGGCGAACGCCACGCCCAACCCGCCGCGCGACCGCAGTGGCGAAGAGGGCCGGGTGTAACTCGCGAGGGGCGCCCCTT
The sequence above is drawn from the Corallococcus sp. NCRR genome and encodes:
- a CDS encoding phage portal protein; this encodes MHALPLISFSPRRGSRAVLLAYEEDDWLRTVVDTVADAVATPRWRAFKRVRPGEKRMDPRWKSLDAAERRKALADSTKRGDLVELEAHEVLTLLEAPHPRFPGREYRKLAQVHVDLVGEAFLVLVRGADGRPVGWEVVPPHCVTMTPVPGRPSFYIGYQQYQGWVPESDVLWVKTLAPADPEGRGAGRGIALGDKLDTVEAIDKATKATFERGGIPAAIVGLGSKNNDDGSTTGEAAEDIQKKFNAEFRGPQNAGKVWFAPSDVTLAQVQVNYRELQAKELGANLRAYVRQAFSVPPELVGDLTSSNRAASESAKYHLAEYAVAPRLEFWRSWYQLRLVPLLDRDVILDYEDPRPQEWERTFRAMTTPPTEGVTWNEWRRFAGLPPLPELEGKRPSPMPGAGGGNSVESAAANATPNPPRDRSGEEGRV